In the genome of Gordonia rubripertincta, one region contains:
- a CDS encoding ArsR/SmtB family transcription factor yields MSAEPIEGSGQFGASGPADDSAAAREAAADLLRALASPTRVAIVLSLRERVQCVHELVGHLGLSQPLVSQHLRVLKDAGVVRGHRNGREITYELLDDHVAHIVVDALVHANETNRGPSVVSE; encoded by the coding sequence ATGTCGGCTGAACCCATCGAGGGATCCGGTCAGTTCGGCGCGTCCGGACCGGCCGACGACTCCGCCGCCGCACGGGAGGCAGCCGCCGACCTGTTGCGTGCTCTCGCCTCCCCCACCCGCGTCGCGATCGTGCTCTCGCTGCGTGAGCGCGTCCAGTGCGTGCACGAACTCGTCGGCCACCTCGGTCTGAGCCAGCCGCTCGTCAGCCAGCACCTCCGCGTCCTCAAGGACGCCGGCGTCGTCCGGGGTCACCGCAACGGCCGCGAGATCACCTACGAACTGCTCGACGACCACGTCGCCCACATCGTCGTCGACGCCCTGGTCCACGCGAACGAGACCAACCGCGGCCCGTCGGTGGTGTCCGAATGA
- the dnaG gene encoding DNA primase, producing MAGRIPDRDITAIREQTRIEDIVGDYVALRRAGADSLKGLCPFHDEKSPSFHVRPNHGHFHCFGCGEGGDVYSFLQKQEHISFVEAVEQLADRLGYQINYEGGGTAIKRDRGTRARLVAANAAAAKFYQAALQTPEAQAARDYLSERDFDAAAAVQFGCGYAPAGWDTMTKALLSQGFEFSELEAAGLSKQGRKGPIDRFHRRLLWPIRNLGGDIIGFGARKLYDDDNLGKYMNTPETMLYKKSQVLFGLDHAKKSIAKGHQVVVVEGYTDVMAMHLAGVTTAVASCGTAFGEDHLALIRRLMMDDSYFRGEVIYTFDGDDAGKAAALKAFEGEQAISGQTFVAIAPEGMDPCELRQSRGDAAVRDLIARRVPMFEFAIKTLLTEHDLDTAEGRVHALRDTVPVVARIKDIALRDEYARQLAGWVGWEEVSQVLGRVREEGAKIRKAKGAGDSGRGGRRGGPARNRPEAEAAPTSARPQPNDPRLWPQREALKAALQYPAIAGTVFDSLPVECFDEPAYAIVRQAMISIGGTSSGLGGAAWVDAVRNAVDDPVIDPLVTELAVESMPVDEDNIARYITSVLARLQEVWVGSQIADIKSRLRRMAPSDDPDGYNAVFGDLVALEAYRRSLLEQALDPTVGAG from the coding sequence GTGGCAGGCCGAATCCCCGATCGTGACATCACGGCGATCCGTGAGCAGACGAGGATCGAGGACATCGTCGGCGACTACGTCGCACTGCGCCGCGCCGGTGCCGACAGCCTCAAGGGACTGTGCCCGTTCCACGACGAGAAGTCGCCGTCGTTCCACGTCCGTCCCAACCACGGTCACTTCCACTGCTTCGGGTGCGGTGAGGGCGGCGACGTCTACAGCTTCCTGCAGAAGCAGGAGCACATCAGCTTCGTCGAGGCGGTCGAGCAGCTCGCCGACCGGCTCGGTTACCAGATCAACTACGAAGGTGGCGGCACCGCGATCAAGCGGGACCGCGGCACACGCGCCCGGCTCGTCGCCGCCAATGCCGCCGCCGCGAAGTTCTACCAGGCCGCACTGCAGACCCCGGAGGCGCAGGCGGCACGGGACTATCTGTCCGAGCGTGACTTCGACGCCGCGGCCGCCGTCCAGTTCGGCTGCGGATACGCGCCCGCCGGCTGGGACACGATGACCAAGGCCCTGCTGTCGCAGGGATTCGAGTTCAGCGAGCTCGAGGCGGCCGGCCTGTCCAAGCAGGGACGCAAGGGTCCCATCGACCGATTCCACCGTCGGCTGCTCTGGCCCATCCGCAATCTCGGCGGCGACATCATCGGCTTCGGTGCCCGCAAGCTCTACGACGACGACAACCTCGGCAAGTACATGAACACGCCGGAAACCATGCTGTACAAGAAGTCTCAGGTGTTGTTCGGTCTCGACCACGCGAAGAAGAGCATCGCCAAGGGGCATCAGGTCGTCGTGGTCGAGGGTTACACCGACGTCATGGCCATGCATCTCGCCGGCGTCACCACCGCAGTCGCATCGTGTGGCACCGCCTTCGGTGAGGATCATCTCGCGCTGATCCGTCGTCTGATGATGGACGACTCGTATTTCCGCGGCGAGGTGATCTACACCTTCGACGGGGACGACGCCGGAAAGGCCGCCGCGCTCAAGGCTTTCGAGGGGGAGCAGGCGATCTCGGGCCAGACCTTCGTGGCGATCGCGCCCGAGGGCATGGACCCGTGCGAACTCCGTCAGTCCCGGGGCGACGCCGCGGTCCGCGACCTCATCGCCCGGCGCGTGCCGATGTTCGAGTTCGCGATCAAGACATTGCTGACCGAACACGACCTGGACACCGCTGAGGGCCGAGTCCACGCCCTGCGCGACACGGTTCCGGTGGTCGCCCGCATCAAGGACATTGCGCTACGCGACGAGTACGCCCGTCAGCTCGCCGGCTGGGTCGGCTGGGAGGAAGTGAGCCAGGTCCTCGGGCGGGTGCGCGAAGAGGGTGCGAAGATCCGGAAGGCGAAGGGCGCCGGGGACTCCGGGCGTGGTGGTCGGCGCGGTGGGCCCGCACGCAACCGGCCGGAGGCGGAGGCCGCACCGACGTCCGCACGCCCCCAGCCCAACGACCCGCGGCTATGGCCGCAACGCGAAGCCCTCAAGGCTGCGCTGCAGTACCCGGCGATCGCCGGCACCGTCTTCGACTCGCTGCCCGTCGAATGCTTCGACGAACCGGCGTACGCGATCGTGCGGCAGGCGATGATCAGCATCGGCGGCACGTCGTCGGGTCTGGGTGGGGCCGCCTGGGTCGACGCCGTCCGCAACGCCGTCGACGACCCGGTCATCGACCCGCTGGTCACCGAACTCGCCGTCGAGTCGATGCCCGTCGACGAGGACAACATCGCTCGCTACATCACCAGCGTTCTCGCCCGCCTGCAGGAGGTGTGGGTCGGCTCGCAGATCGCCGACATCAAGTCCCGTCTACGCCGGATGGCCCCGAGCGACGACCCGGACGGCTACAACGCCGTCTTCGGCGATCTCGTGGCGCTGGAGGCGTATCGCCGCAGCCTGCTGGAGCAGGCGCTGGACCCGACGGTCGGCGCCGGCTGA
- a CDS encoding Fur family transcriptional regulator → MTGVEASGPQPVTGVRSTRQRAAIADALAGTDDFCSAQELHEILKGRGESIGLTTVYRNLQALSQAGQIDVLWDGSGETRYRHCSSGHHHHLVCRNCGTTVEVQADPVEKWAATIAAEHGFTDINHTVEVFGLCANCQGCQRN, encoded by the coding sequence ATGACCGGCGTCGAGGCATCCGGCCCGCAGCCGGTCACCGGAGTCCGTTCGACGCGCCAGCGCGCGGCCATCGCCGACGCCCTGGCCGGCACCGACGACTTCTGTTCAGCCCAGGAACTCCACGAGATCCTCAAGGGCCGAGGCGAGTCCATCGGCCTGACCACCGTGTATCGCAACCTGCAGGCCCTGAGTCAGGCCGGTCAGATCGACGTCCTGTGGGACGGGTCCGGCGAAACCCGGTACCGCCACTGCTCGTCGGGACACCACCATCACCTGGTGTGCCGCAACTGCGGAACCACCGTCGAGGTGCAGGCCGACCCGGTCGAGAAGTGGGCCGCGACCATCGCCGCCGAACACGGCTTCACCGACATCAACCACACGGTCGAGGTCTTCGGACTGTGCGCGAACTGTCAAGGCTGCCAGCGCAACTGA
- a CDS encoding M28 family peptidase — MTLLAGCSADRTESPARSATSAPVSTPAVEPPVREVTPAGLADAVTLDHVMGHVRAFQQIADNHGGTRASGTPGYDASVDYVAGLLRGAGFEVTTPELSYERFDLGPVKFSADGRDVKGHVLEYSVGTRKPVTAKPVTVAAAGCAPADYPADVRGSFAVITRGTCTFTDKARHAQSAGAVGVVIVNNEDGPPFGLTLGTDDVPDIPVLAVARDDADQVRAAEQLRLSVDAETTPVTTRNIIAETRTGAPDDVVMAGAHLDSVVEGPGMNDNASGSSAVLETALRLGSSPRVPHRVRFAFWGGEEDGLVGSSEYVGGLDAAGRRALALYLNFDMLASPNGGYFTYDGDDSERKGAAAGPAGSDGIERVFAKFYADRGIQLGAADFDGRSDYGPFIAVGIPAGGVATGAERKKSAKEAEMWGGKAGEAFDPNYHSPRDTIDNINTGLLAVNAAAVAHTVATFALATNGPDGVPAVDRRQRSEG, encoded by the coding sequence ATGACCCTTCTTGCCGGCTGCTCGGCCGACCGAACCGAGAGCCCGGCGCGCAGCGCCACATCGGCGCCGGTGTCGACACCGGCCGTCGAACCACCGGTCCGCGAGGTCACCCCGGCCGGACTGGCCGACGCGGTCACCCTCGACCACGTCATGGGGCACGTCCGAGCGTTTCAGCAGATCGCGGACAACCACGGTGGGACCCGCGCGTCAGGCACGCCCGGCTACGACGCCTCGGTCGACTACGTCGCCGGACTGTTGCGCGGCGCCGGGTTCGAGGTCACCACGCCCGAGCTCAGCTACGAACGCTTCGACCTCGGGCCCGTGAAGTTCTCCGCCGACGGCCGCGACGTGAAGGGCCACGTGCTCGAGTACTCGGTCGGAACCCGCAAGCCGGTCACCGCGAAACCGGTGACCGTCGCAGCAGCGGGATGCGCACCCGCCGACTACCCGGCGGATGTGCGCGGGTCCTTCGCGGTGATCACCCGCGGCACCTGCACCTTCACGGACAAGGCCCGCCACGCCCAGTCGGCGGGCGCGGTGGGAGTCGTCATCGTGAACAACGAGGACGGTCCACCCTTCGGGTTGACTCTCGGCACCGACGACGTGCCCGACATCCCCGTTCTCGCGGTGGCGCGCGACGACGCCGACCAGGTGCGCGCGGCCGAGCAACTGCGCCTGTCCGTCGACGCGGAGACCACCCCGGTCACGACCCGCAACATCATCGCCGAGACCCGCACCGGGGCACCCGACGACGTCGTGATGGCCGGCGCCCACCTCGACAGCGTCGTCGAAGGTCCCGGCATGAACGACAATGCGAGCGGCAGCTCGGCGGTCCTCGAGACGGCCCTGCGCCTCGGGTCGTCACCGCGAGTCCCCCACCGGGTCCGCTTCGCGTTCTGGGGCGGCGAGGAGGACGGTCTGGTCGGCTCCAGCGAATACGTCGGCGGTCTCGACGCCGCCGGGCGCCGTGCCCTCGCGCTGTACCTGAACTTCGACATGCTCGCCTCCCCCAACGGCGGGTACTTCACCTACGACGGCGACGACTCCGAACGCAAGGGCGCCGCGGCGGGTCCCGCCGGTTCCGACGGCATCGAACGCGTCTTCGCGAAGTTCTACGCCGACCGCGGAATCCAGCTGGGCGCGGCCGATTTCGACGGCCGATCCGACTATGGCCCGTTCATCGCGGTCGGCATCCCCGCCGGCGGCGTCGCGACCGGTGCCGAACGGAAGAAGAGCGCGAAAGAGGCCGAGATGTGGGGCGGCAAGGCCGGCGAGGCCTTCGACCCGAACTATCACAGCCCCCGCGACACCATCGACAACATCAACACCGGACTTCTGGCCGTCAACGCCGCCGCGGTCGCCCACACCGTGGCCACCTTTGCGCTCGCGACGAACGGTCCCGACGGCGTTCCGGCGGTCGATCGGCGGCAACGGAGCGAAGGCTGA
- a CDS encoding glycine--tRNA ligase: protein MAAQSKVESVVNLAKRRGLVYQCGEIYGGTKSAWDYGPLGVELKDNIKRQWWRNMVISREDVVGLDSSVILPRQVWEASGHVEVFTDPLVESLHTHKRYRADHLIEAYEAKHGHPPENGLADINDPETGQPGNWTEPKAFSGLMKTFLGPVDDEEGLHYLRPETAQGIFVNFKNVMTTARKKPPFGIAQIGKSFRNEITPGNFIFRTREFEQMEMEFFVKPGEDEEWHQYWIDQRFNWYVNLGIDPENLRLYDHPKEKLSHYSKRTVDVEYKFGFAGNPWGELEGVANRTDYDLSTHSKHSGEDLSFFDQATGERYTPYVIEPAAGLTRSLMAFLCDAYTEEEVPNAKGGTDTRTVLRLDRRLAPIKVAVLPLSRNEKLSPKARDLAAELRKHWNVEFDDAQGIGKRYRRQDEIGTPFCVTVDFDTLDDQAVTVRERDTMSQERVALDKVAEYLGGKLLGA from the coding sequence GTGGCCGCCCAGTCCAAAGTGGAATCCGTCGTCAACCTCGCCAAGCGCCGGGGTCTGGTCTACCAGTGCGGTGAGATCTACGGCGGCACCAAATCTGCCTGGGACTACGGCCCGCTCGGCGTCGAGCTCAAGGACAACATCAAGCGGCAGTGGTGGCGGAACATGGTCATCAGCCGTGAGGACGTCGTCGGTCTCGACTCGTCGGTGATCCTGCCGCGCCAGGTCTGGGAGGCATCGGGCCACGTCGAGGTGTTCACCGACCCGCTCGTCGAGTCGCTGCACACCCATAAGCGCTACCGCGCCGATCACCTGATCGAGGCCTACGAGGCCAAGCACGGCCACCCGCCGGAGAACGGCCTCGCCGACATCAACGACCCGGAGACCGGCCAGCCCGGCAACTGGACCGAGCCCAAGGCGTTCAGCGGTCTGATGAAGACGTTCCTCGGCCCGGTCGACGACGAAGAGGGTCTGCACTACCTCCGTCCGGAGACCGCGCAGGGCATCTTCGTGAACTTCAAGAACGTGATGACCACCGCGCGCAAGAAGCCGCCGTTCGGTATCGCGCAGATCGGCAAGAGCTTCCGCAACGAGATCACACCGGGCAACTTCATCTTCCGCACCCGCGAGTTCGAGCAGATGGAGATGGAGTTCTTCGTCAAGCCGGGTGAGGACGAGGAGTGGCACCAGTACTGGATCGACCAGCGCTTCAACTGGTACGTCAACCTGGGTATCGATCCGGAGAACCTGCGACTCTACGACCACCCCAAGGAGAAGCTGTCGCACTACTCCAAGCGGACCGTCGACGTCGAGTACAAGTTCGGTTTCGCCGGCAACCCGTGGGGCGAGCTCGAGGGTGTCGCGAACCGCACCGACTACGACCTGTCCACCCACAGCAAGCACTCCGGTGAGGACCTGTCGTTCTTCGACCAGGCCACCGGCGAGCGCTACACGCCGTACGTCATCGAGCCGGCAGCCGGTCTGACCCGGTCGCTGATGGCGTTCCTGTGCGACGCCTACACCGAGGAAGAGGTGCCGAACGCCAAGGGCGGCACCGACACCCGCACCGTGCTGCGCCTCGACCGCCGCCTCGCGCCGATCAAGGTCGCGGTGCTGCCGCTGTCGCGCAACGAGAAGCTGTCGCCGAAGGCACGCGACCTCGCCGCCGAACTGCGCAAGCACTGGAACGTCGAGTTCGACGACGCGCAGGGGATCGGCAAGCGTTACCGCCGCCAGGACGAGATCGGCACGCCGTTCTGCGTGACCGTCGACTTCGACACCCTCGACGACCAGGCCGTGACCGTACGTGAGCGCGACACCATGAGTCAGGAGCGCGTCGCCCTCGACAAGGTCGCCGAATACCTCGGCGGCAAGCTGCTCGGCGCCTGA
- a CDS encoding cold-shock protein, with translation MSVSGKVVHYDANRGFGFLAPESGGADVFLHINDIDIDENSLKPGAKVSFDIEETDRGSKAVNVAVTEEAPADDSAGARAHRRDDHHGRGDRGDRGHRRDDRDDRGSRRPRGGSGSLDAGAFTEELTELLLDADDDLTARQIVAIRQRVTDFAVGRGWVLD, from the coding sequence GTGTCTGTCAGCGGGAAAGTCGTTCATTACGACGCAAATCGGGGATTCGGTTTCTTGGCGCCGGAGTCGGGCGGTGCTGATGTGTTCCTCCACATCAACGACATCGACATCGACGAGAATTCGCTGAAGCCGGGTGCCAAGGTGTCCTTCGACATCGAGGAGACCGATCGCGGTTCCAAGGCGGTCAACGTCGCCGTGACCGAGGAGGCTCCGGCCGACGACTCGGCGGGAGCACGTGCGCATCGCCGTGACGACCACCACGGTCGTGGGGACCGCGGCGACCGCGGTCATCGTCGTGATGACCGTGACGACCGCGGCAGCCGACGCCCGCGCGGAGGCAGCGGTTCGCTCGACGCCGGCGCCTTCACCGAGGAGCTGACCGAGCTGCTCCTCGACGCCGACGATGACCTCACCGCACGCCAGATCGTGGCGATCCGTCAGCGGGTCACCGATTTCGCGGTCGGCCGGGGCTGGGTGCTTGACTAG
- a CDS encoding isoprenyl transferase encodes MALRPGSSSKGRKPTSPRTEVRPPDPHPSGARPPAIPAQFVPKHVALVMDGNGRWATDRGLPRTEGHKRGEAVLMDTVCGCIELGVGWLSAYAFSTENWSRSPEEVRFLMGFNRDVIRRRRDEMHEMGVRVRWAGRRPRLWRSVIRELEIAEELTKDNTVMTLTMCVNYGGRAEIADAAREIARRAARGEIDPERVTESTFARYLDEPDMPDVDLFLRPSGEQRISNFLLWQSAYAEMVYQEKLFPDFDRRDLWDACLEYASRDRRFGGVKPS; translated from the coding sequence ACGCAAACCGACGAGCCCACGCACGGAGGTTCGTCCCCCGGACCCCCATCCCAGCGGAGCGCGACCCCCGGCCATTCCCGCCCAGTTCGTGCCCAAACACGTGGCCTTGGTGATGGACGGCAACGGCCGCTGGGCCACCGATCGCGGACTGCCGCGCACCGAAGGGCACAAGCGTGGCGAGGCCGTCCTGATGGACACCGTCTGCGGCTGCATCGAATTGGGCGTCGGCTGGCTGTCGGCGTACGCCTTCTCGACCGAGAACTGGTCGCGCAGTCCCGAAGAGGTGCGCTTCCTGATGGGCTTCAACCGCGACGTCATTCGTCGTCGACGTGACGAGATGCACGAGATGGGTGTGCGGGTCCGCTGGGCCGGCCGCCGACCCCGCTTGTGGCGCAGCGTCATTCGTGAACTCGAGATCGCCGAGGAGCTGACGAAGGACAACACCGTGATGACGCTGACGATGTGCGTCAACTACGGTGGGCGTGCCGAGATCGCCGACGCCGCCCGTGAGATCGCCCGTCGTGCCGCGCGTGGCGAGATCGATCCCGAGCGCGTCACCGAGTCGACCTTCGCGCGCTACCTCGACGAACCGGACATGCCCGACGTCGACCTGTTCCTGCGTCCGTCGGGGGAGCAGCGCATCTCGAACTTCCTGCTGTGGCAGTCGGCCTACGCCGAGATGGTCTACCAGGAGAAGCTGTTCCCCGACTTCGACCGCCGCGACCTGTGGGACGCCTGCCTGGAGTACGCCTCCCGCGACCGTCGCTTCGGTGGGGTGAAGCCGTCGTGA